The following are encoded together in the Hoplias malabaricus isolate fHopMal1 chromosome 3, fHopMal1.hap1, whole genome shotgun sequence genome:
- the LOC136690676 gene encoding ciliary microtubule inner protein 1-like produces MAAPNVPSKTYNYVDRDEIWKVHVNVELESAKVWYSKWGFLTDSYKETMMESKRLKDSMMKLELPQHLKTRPPTPPEKYIQVDHSPPVPQTTQALIGWRSTVPELQLERFGKVNCGKKSFLKELGWTFEACS; encoded by the exons ATGGCAGCTCCGAATGTACCAAGCAAGACCTATAATTATGTGGACAGGGATGAAATATG GAAAGTTCATGTTAACGTAGAACTGGAATCTGCCAAAGTCTGGTACAGCAAGTGGGGTTTCCTTACAGACTCCTACAAAGAG ACTATGATGGAGAGTAAGAGATTAAAGGACTCAATGATGAAACTGGAGCTTCCTCAGCATCTGAAAACACGCCCACCAACTCCACCAGAGAAATACATACAG GTGGATCACTCTCCCCCTGTCCCACAGACAACTCAGGCTCTGATTGGTTGGCGTTCTACAGTGCCAGAGTTACAACTGGAGCGCTTTGGTAAAGTAAACTGTGGAAAGAAGAGCTTTTTAAAAGAGTTGGGTTGGACTTTTGAGGCATGCAGCTGA